Genomic window (Candidatus Nitrosocosmicus franklandus):
CAATATCAACATTACGGTAAATTTTCGGGTTTATAATCTAGTTGCTCACATACAAATAACCAGAGATTACAAGAGTGAAAAAATCATCAGGTGTTACTAAACTAAGTAGTTTTTGTTTATATTCAACAGAACAAGCTCAAATTGAATTTATCGGTAAGACAGGCTATTTTGAATCATTATAGAAATCTGAGTAAATAATCAATGAATGTTCAAATAAAATACCTTAGTCAATAGAAACACGAGTTATAAGATTGTGGAAAAACACATACTTAGATTAGGTAATAGTATTTGTTTACGAGTAGAAAAATAGGTGGTGTTAGCATGAATGATTAACATTTGATGATCGGAGGTCCTGAAATGCCATCCTACATAAGGAAAAAACACCAGAAGCTTTTCAAAGATATTGAATATAGAAAACGAAGGAGTTGAAAATTTGATCGGTATTGGTCTTAAAACATTATAAGGAATCTATAAGCGATAATACGATATACAGAACATGGCGAAAGAAATTCATACTGAAATTAATATTAATGCACATGTCACAAAAGTATGGGAGTTACTGACAGATTTTCACAATTTTGAACTATGGAATCCGTTTATTCGAAAAATAGAAGGCACGCCAACCATTGAAACAAAAATCAAGATTCACATTAGTACATCGAGAGGCAAAAAAAGAATTTATCAACCAAAAATTACGAAGTTGGTACCATCAAAAGAACTGCGATGGTTTGGAAAATCAATGATACCTGGTTTTTTTAATGGAGAAAGGATCTTTGTCTTAGAACCACTTGAGAACAATCATACACGGGTTATACACAAAGAGATATTTACCGGAATATTGGTAGATCTGGTGGGAAATCGTTTGGATAAAGATCTGTATGACAGCTTTGTTTCTATGAACGAGGCATTAAAAAAACGGGCTGAACAATAATATTTTATATAAAAATCCAAAATAGTAATACCCTCATAGATTAAGAATATTTATCAAGAACCGATGATTTACATAAATACAAGTTTAATCGCTTTATATTTTTACTCTCGCTTTTTATTTAACATACATATAATTTTAAAATGAGTTACAAAAAATTTCATAAAATCATTCTCTTAATTTAGTCAAGAATGGTTACAGACTTTGATTCTATTTTACTTCTTTTTAGTGATCTTTTTATTACTTGTTGAGGTTTTAGTACTACTACTGCCACTACTTTTGCTTGTTACTTTTTTCTTGGTTCCCTTATCGGATTTTGTTGTAACTTTTTTATCTTCCTTTGGATTACCTTTTTTTGATACCATTCAAAAAGTGATGGATACATACTATTTACAAAGTATCCTCAAATGTAATATAAAAAAGACTTTATGAAATATAATCAAACAATTCCTGCAAGTCTTGATTCAACAGCATCTATGCTGAGAATTTACTGTAAAGCATACGATATAATCCCTTATCACTAAGGAGAGTGATCATTCTTTGGTTCGGTAAAGATTCTTTGCTTCGACTTTAAATAAATTGGATTGCAAATTATGTGTAACACATCTTCCAGAAGAGTTTCAAAAACCTCTTTCAAAAACATCGATCTTAGTTATGACATAATCCTGATGAATATCTAGAGATTTACCTAAGTTATTTTCATTTATTCTCATGATATTCTTTGTTAGAAATATTGGTCTGAAACGTTATTTGACATTCATAATAGAAATCACAAACAAAAAATAAATGAACATTAGTTGGAATAGGATCCAATGGATGATCTTCTCTTCCAATGTACGTGTGGACATGAGTTATTATGCATAATGATTAATATCCCTATGCACAATCAATCATCAGATCAAATATTGAATTCATAGCCAAACGAAGAATCGATTATGATGTAATCGGTTAAAAATACTGTTACTTTATATTGTAACTACATCTATCTAAGGGTCATAAATTAACAGAACTAGATTTTATTACAAAATATGTAATACATCACTCAAGGATATCTATTTTGGACAAAGGCTCGCAAATAATTCGAAATTTGCTCATCACTAATTTTTAAGACAAAAATTAAGTTAACTAGTATAAAAGAACAAATCGCAGAAAGAATAATTTTAGAAACTATCAAAGAAATTAATGAGAATCCACATATAGTCAAAGGAAATGGATGTGCTGCATGTCATGTGCTGTATACATTGTCTAAAGAAATGGAACTGAACGAGTAAGAGGCTTCGAATTTATTGTCAGATATTGCTTTCTAATTCTGTGCTGGATTCATCATTCATAGAAATGATAGAATACATACATATGAAAAGAAGAATGATGGGTACGATATTTGCGCTGAAAACAAGAGAGGCAAAAGATAGTTACATCTTGTCAAATCTTAAGAACACTTTAGAAGAATTGCAATCAGACATGATATGTTATGGTGTAGATATTGTTCTAAGAAAACTATTGTTAACAATGATTTACCTCGATATTGCAAAGAACATAGGAATCGATCATCATGCATCAACTGAAGAGCTTTACTATGTTGTCAGAAAACACGAGTCAAGATTTCATGAAAATATAGCTGAATTTATGGATCAACTTCGTCACAGGATCCGAAATAGGCATTAAATTATATGATAGGCACCTCGTACGAGAAAATACGGATTTAAAACCGTAACAAAACTTTTGGGCTACCCATTCTATTCACAATACTAGTAACTTGTATTGTTTCTTAAGTATTAACCACTTTTTTAACAGATCACAATTACCGAACTTAGAAAGATCGTTCACGAAGCTAACTTTTGTTGTATGCACAATTTTTTTTCTTTATAATTTATGAGCGAAACTTTATTCAACAATATATTTATTATGTCACTATGCGATTAGATCGAGAACTCGAAACAAAAATATAATATCTATTAGAAGTTCACAGCAAGTAACATACTGAGAGAAGGAGTTTGTTTATACCAAATTAGAATTCTATTAATGATTAGACAAAATATTCCGTTAAAATAGCCTGTAGAAAAGTTAGGTTCAGAAAAGAGCATAGTTAACTTATCCGAATACAAACATCAAGTCCAAGTGGTTTGAAAATATTTACACAAAAATTTTAAGAGGGTTTCCAAGACCTGTATCGCCTAGAATAATTTTTTTTATAATCATCGTCAAACTGTGAACATTATGCAACATTCATGTATATAACCCATTTAAAAACTGTAATCTTTAGTCCAAAGGAGTATAGACAAAAATCAAAAATATACTGTACATGAATGTATATAATACTGTAATTATTTAAAAACTATAGCAATAATTAATTCATTCAAGATGTGAATCCCAGAACTTAAAATATACACAATTATTAAGATCGCTATAAAACTTTTACAGATATGTATAATAATCCAATAAAACTTGACGAAAGGTCAGAAAAATCTTGACATTTATTCAAGTTGAACTTATCGTTTAAATATTTTCATTGTCCAGATAATTTATGTCATCAGGAAGGGAATTTAACGAAAGTCCAAATCATTTTATGGTATTGGACGCCATAGCTAGGGGAATGAAGAAAATAGACAGTATTGCAAAAGTTACCAAACTATCAAAGGATGAAGTGAAATTAATTGTTAATGATTTATTAACTCAAAAACTCGTAAACGCAAATGAAAAGCGAGGTTTTTTTGGCAACAAAAAAATTGAACTGTCGATAACAGATACAGGCTCCAGAATACTCGAAACCAAGAAAGAAGAACTGTCTTATAAATCACAAAAGCTTCAACAACTGTATCAAAGTGGAGATAGAAGCCAAATGCAGAGTTATATGCAAGATAATAGAATGTGGATACCAATGATGCTGTTCTCTGGATTGATAAATATGGTAATGTTTGCATCCATGATGTCATTTATGGGTATGGCAATGAACCCTGCAGAAAGTGCTCAAACAGAGGGACAAGTAGATCAGTCAGGTGGATCGGCAGCAGAGGATTCAGGGGCTGCAGCAGACTCCGGGGATGCAGGAGGATTTAGTGATACAGGGTTCGATGGTGGCGGAATGGATACAGGGGGTTTTGATTCATTCTAAAAAATCATATTAATTATTGTCGGTTGATTTAAGACACAATCAAAATTAAGCTCGATAATAAAAAAGAACTGATTTGTCAAACACAAAGAGTAATAAAGAACAACAATAAAAAATAACTATAATATCATAATCGTTTTTATACACGAGTCTATATTTTATAATAAAACAAACTGCAATTTAATTAATGTATTTATACTTTGAAGGTATCATTCATAACTATCAAATGCCTTTTCAGAGAACCACTAAAATTCGTGATATTATGACCAGAAAACTTGAAACAATAGGATCGACCGCCTCTGCACATGAGGTGGCAATAAAGATGCGAGATAAAAAAGTCAGTTCTGTTCTTGTAATGGATGAGAGATACGGTATTCCACTTGGAATTGTTACTGAGAGAGATCTAGCAAGAAAAGTGTGCGTTACTGACAAGAACAGCACTCAATTATTGGCTAGCAAGGTAATGTCATTTCCTTTAATCAAAGTAAATTCAGAAGTATCTGCCCTGGAAGCAGCGGATTTGATGTTAAAAAACAAGGTTAGGCACTTACTTGTCGTTTCTACAGAATCCCAACAAGAAAAAAGGGAGAATGGGATAAACGAGGATAAAGATCTGCTTAAACCTGTCGGCATAATAACCCCTATGGACTTTATCAGATATAAATTAGTGATATCTAGTGGATATCTATCCAAAGATAGCCACGAGGATAACGACACTAAGAGAATTCTAGAATATTATAAGAATGATGCAAATTTTGATTGATAAAAATAATTATCATTGGATTCTTGATAAACTAGATCTGCTGCTTCTAATCTAATCAAATAGAACCAGAACATCGTTATTCTCGATTCTAGTCTCGTATGTGGTCAACGGTGTTTCTGCAGGAGGATTCTGAGGTACACCATCATTTAACTTAAACGCTGACAAGTGTAAAGGGCAAGTAAGCGTTTTTTCATCTTCATTTAATATTCCTTCAGATAAATCAGCAAAAGCATGAGTGCATATTCTATCAGCTGCGTAAATATTGTCACCTGCTTTAACTACCATAATTTCCTTATTATCATGGTTAAATGATACGATATTGTTGTTATCTAATGAGCTTAGTTCACATACTTTTATCCACGTCATATAGGAACTATAGGAGATAAACTTGTATTTTGCTTTTTTGTAAATAAAATTAAAATAGCCATAACAAGTTGTTATGGCTATTTTAATTTTATTTGCATAATTAATCTTATAACTTAAAAGTTGTAAAAATCGATGGACTCTATAGTAAGATACAAAAAAAACGTAACCTGTGTTAATAACGTTAATAAGCATTTTTATCATGATTACGTATGAAGATATTCTATTAATTATTGGAAAAAGTCATCTACTTTGCTTCCGTATATAGAAGAGATTAAATCTTTTATTAATGATAAAGAATAGAATAAGGTAGTCGATCCCCCATAAATTTCAAAAATATAATTGTCAATCTATCTTATCTTTTGCCTTTCCTGCAACATCTTTCGTTGTGTCTACTACCTTGTCTTTGACATCTCCAAGCTTATCCGTAATTGAATCCAATACTGACTCTTCTTCATTTCCTCTTTTCTGCTCAAATGTTTTTAGTTCAGAATCAGAAACATTCAATATTAATTGAGTGCCATCATATGCCTCAACTTTTGATTTGGGTACTAAATAAATATTTTCACTTGCACCATCCTTTTCAACTACAATCGAATCATCCCTTTCTCCAATTATGTTTCCCACAACTTGCCTGTCAGATAGAATTACGCCCTTTTTCGATATTATTAATTCTGAAAAATCTATATTACTCATATTTACTTTGGTTCAAATAACTATAAAAGGATCTATATTTTAATAAATCAACTGAAATATATAAAGCAAAATACTTTCAACAGTAAGACCAATCATCATAATTTGCTGCCAAAGTTGGTATTACCACTGATGTTTCAAAAACAAGATTCATTTGAGCAACACCGTATGAAAATTATATTCATGACTTGATATTTACCAAAATACTGACTAGCAGAGGACCCATTACAGTAAAGTATAAGAAGATTATCCAACTACCTCAATAAACCATATTTGTTCTTCGTACTAGATCCGCTTAGTATCGTCATAGCCACTAAAGATTATTTATGATAGGTTATAATTCAATACATCCAAATGCAAGAAAGATCTATAGTATCAAATGAAAAAAGAATGATTTACCAGTTTAACTTTGCTTTATTTTTTTATTAATACAGCTAACTTTCTTTTTGAACGTGACCTAGTTATCGGTTTGGCCATTTACATAGTTTTAATACACTATTAATAATATCACAGACACTTTATGCATGAATTCTGGTATATGAATAAAGATATATGCACTATTACTTGGATAGCTAACAGGGTATCACTTGCTAGTCATTATTAGAAAAATGAGAGAAGTGACCATTGACGATAAAAAGCATGCAGCCGGTTACTCTGAAAGAAGATGAAGTCGTGATAGACATCCTATTAAGTGTTCTCACAATGTATACAGTCCAATCAAGGTTTCAACATACACTAAATGTCAAGTCAACAATTATATCAATTAACTTGAGAGTGTTTAATTTGCTCCAATTTTCATAAACTAGTAAATTAGACCAATATTCAGAATAGATATTTGATTCTCCTTTGATTATCGGTCTAAACCTAATATCAAAAGAATATCTCAAAAACTGTTGCTTTTTGGATCGCCATTGTAAGACTTGCAATTAGGACATTGAAGCATAACGTCGCGATAATTATAAACCATTATATTTTCTGCCAATACAAATCCACAGTTGCCGCAAATATGGGATTCTAATTCTACTCCCTTTATCAAGACGTCTTTCTCATCAATAGTAAAAATTGTCTTTTTCTTCGCACTGGGAGGTGGTATGACGTTTAGTTTAATTATTTTAGTCATATGACATTCATTTGCATTATCGTATTTAAGTCATCCGAAGCATTTTTAATAGTAAAAACAATCATACAATCATATTTTCAAATAAGTTCATTGTAATAATTCTAATACTAAAATCGTAAGGTTCCAAATAAATTTTAAAATGATTAGCACTGAGAAGTGACTAATCAGATTTCTACTCAAAAAAACCGAGAAAACAACTTGTATTATAAATATCAACTAAATCATCCCATCATCTAAAATCTAACTTGCTTGAAAACCTATAGTGTAAAATAAATAACTATATTGACGGTTGACAAAGAATGAGTGAAATTATTAAGTATCTTTTTCCACTTTTTCCCATAGCCCATGATTCGATGGACTCGAAGTCCTAATTCTTAATAGTTTCGCGAATTGTTAAATTTATTTATTTGAATCGCATTGAGAATTGAAAGAGAGTACCGTTAATATCAGCACAATACTTCCCATAGTAGGTGAAAAATTAGATAAGTGAAGATAATGGTCATCAATACTAGAAAAAACTGCATTTCAGCTGTTTTAATGCACGAACAAATTAAGAATATATTTTCTGTCTGAATACGTGTTTCACTTTAGAGTACAAATTCTATTAATAGCATACCCCAAGAATATTTGCTAGGAGTATAATAACAATTATCTTTGTTGAAATCAACAAGGATATTCTTCAATAAGTATAGCAATTTACAAATGTAGTATTTGTTATCGGAGAAATAAAAAAAATCAATTAGCACAACTAGGGATTATATAATTTGGTCGAATCAAGCAAACAGTAACAATCTGGGCAAGAGTTGATTTGCATGTTTATACGATAGAAAGTTGAATTGTTATTTTCTTCATATAGAATTTACTAACTAGATATACTACCCTCATTTCCTATTCGGAATGCAAAGAATTGATTAGAAAGTAAGTATCTGGAATAACATATTATCATTCCTCATAATTCGAAATCCATTGTTGTCAATTCTCTTAATAGAAGAAGACTTGAACAAAAGACATAGTTTTACCCTTATTTGGTTATGTCTATCTAATGCGAAATTCTCTATATATTGCTTTCCAGTTTAACTAGATAATGAAGCCTAAGAAATGATCTTCCCTTCTGACATCTCTAAATTCAAATTTGAGTATATAGATCTCAATATTTTTTAAGATTAAAAAAACATAACTTAACATTCAATAATTTAAATTCAGTTTTTCAAAAAACTATAGTATTTGTTGTCATAGATGTCTAGACAGTTGTAAACGTTTTATCCCTTGGATGTATGTAACATACCTTACCACATCATCTCCATTTTAGAAGGTATTTTCTTATTCTATGATATTTGTAATCTTCCAATGAATCATCCACCTTGTTGAGAAAAATTCCATCACAGTCGAGTCTTTATCAACTCACTCAATGGAGATGCGGGTATTCGGCGACGGAAATTACCACGTCGTCTACGATAAAGTTTTCTAAGAAAATGAATATAGTTTTTATATCTATTAAATACTCCATTAAAGTACTGCGAGGTATTAGCAGTTGTTGAATGAGTAACTATTAGGAGAGTTATTTACTAGATCATTTGTAATATACCCATTCATAACTCATAATGCATCTACATGTTATTTCGTATACTAGAATCCTATATTTCTCGATTTTCTGATGGAAAAAATTTCTTCTGCTTAAATCCTTATGTTACTATTTACTAGAGAAATTGGTATAATTGGGTAGCCACGCAATTCCATTTACCTTTATGCATATCTTTCCATACTCCTTCAAATAGAGATAGAGTTATAAAATTAGTTTAGTAAAATAGGCACAAATAATTAAGATACAGTAGATCCATGTATAAATAACATATACATTAAATTCTTTAGAAACTCAATTTTTA
Coding sequences:
- a CDS encoding SRPBCC domain-containing protein; the protein is MAKEIHTEININAHVTKVWELLTDFHNFELWNPFIRKIEGTPTIETKIKIHISTSRGKKRIYQPKITKLVPSKELRWFGKSMIPGFFNGERIFVLEPLENNHTRVIHKEIFTGILVDLVGNRLDKDLYDSFVSMNEALKKRAEQ
- a CDS encoding MarR family transcriptional regulator, whose product is MSSGREFNESPNHFMVLDAIARGMKKIDSIAKVTKLSKDEVKLIVNDLLTQKLVNANEKRGFFGNKKIELSITDTGSRILETKKEELSYKSQKLQQLYQSGDRSQMQSYMQDNRMWIPMMLFSGLINMVMFASMMSFMGMAMNPAESAQTEGQVDQSGGSAAEDSGAAADSGDAGGFSDTGFDGGGMDTGGFDSF
- a CDS encoding CBS domain-containing protein — encoded protein: MPFQRTTKIRDIMTRKLETIGSTASAHEVAIKMRDKKVSSVLVMDERYGIPLGIVTERDLARKVCVTDKNSTQLLASKVMSFPLIKVNSEVSALEAADLMLKNKVRHLLVVSTESQQEKRENGINEDKDLLKPVGIITPMDFIRYKLVISSGYLSKDSHEDNDTKRILEYYKNDANFD
- a CDS encoding Rieske (2Fe-2S) protein codes for the protein MTWIKVCELSSLDNNNIVSFNHDNKEIMVVKAGDNIYAADRICTHAFADLSEGILNEDEKTLTCPLHLSAFKLNDGVPQNPPAETPLTTYETRIENNDVLVLFD